A stretch of the Cheilinus undulatus linkage group 11, ASM1832078v1, whole genome shotgun sequence genome encodes the following:
- the LOC121517945 gene encoding uncharacterized protein LOC121517945 isoform X2 codes for MSPHHIFIFFFICLQDELAALTHDHIDIYYAIPEGGNAEIACPPSSASTRKFFCRVECKKNDIIIQTTEERHQDGRYSIEWRGRRGTSSGDVKVTISQVTTADNGQYRCGVGGASSESYKFIEIIVVDALLKGNRKTPIYERTGGNLTVACFFSFSSLFTVRKSFLCRDTCTDALIETADYTAQAGRYSIRYIKFPDGGSVYANISQLTTADSGTYTCGLKRIVKNLNWVFEVAVTDDSTTVKQNVTMSTSVPPSWKPKTPPTKPGAKSLETTEQPAALISEAQTEMENHTVMENVPEEDSPSPPGENIYSNTVGISLDRMETDRQNTSVIGADDQYTVPSHGNHLPVSGIKESVYESLDPATREQCYSTLSYRSKDAAGSSP; via the exons ATGTCCCCCCATCAcattttcatcttcttcttcatct GTCTGCAGGATGAACTCGCAGCTCTCACTCATGACCATATAGACATCTACTATGCCATACCTGAAGGAGGAAATGCTGAAATTGCCTGTCCGCCTTCTTCAGCATCGACTAGAAAGTTCTTCTGCAGAGTAGAATGTAagaagaatgacatcatcatccaGACGACTGAGGAGAGACATCAGGATGGCAGATACAGCATCGAATGGAGGGGGAGAAGAGGAACATCATCAGGAGACGTTAAAGTGACAATCTCACAGGTGACCACAGCTGATAATGGACAGTACCGCTGTGGTGTGGGCGGAGCTTCATCTGAGTCATACAAGTTCATAGAAATCATCGTTGTAGACG CTCTCCTGAAGGGAAACAGAAAAACGCCCATCTATGAGAGAACTGGAGGAAACCTCACCGTTGCgtgcttcttttctttctcttcattgTTCACTGTGAGGAAATCCTTCCTCTGTAGAGACACCTGTACAGACGCTTTAATAGAAACAGCTGATTACACAGCACAGGCTGGAAGATACTCCATCAGATACATAAAATTTCCAGATGGAGGATCTGTGTACGCCAACATCTCACAGCTGACCACAGCAGACTCAGGAACCTACACCTGTGGTCTGAAAAGAATTGTGAAGAATCTGAACTGGGTATTTGAAGTTGCTGTCACAGACG ATTCAACCACAGTTAAACAAAATGTAACAATGTCAACATCAGTCCCACCATCCTGGAAACCAAAAACACCACCTACCAAACCAGGAGCTAAATCCCTGGAAACCACCGAGCAGCCTGCAGCATTGATTTCAG AAGCACAAACAGAAATGGAAAACCACACAGTCATGGAG AACGTCCCAGAAGAAGACAGCCCATCTCCTCCTGGTGAAAACATTTACTCTAACACCGTGGGTATCAGCCTAGACCGAATGGAAACAGACCGTCAAAACACCTCTGTCATTGGAGCTGATGATCAGTATACA GTCCCATCTCATGGCAACCATCTCCCCGTCTCTGGGATTAAAGAGTCCGTCTACGAGAGTTTAGATCCAGCCACCAGAGAGCAATGCTACTCCACACTGAGCTACAGATCAAAGGATGCTGCTGGAAGCAGTCCATAG
- the LOC121517945 gene encoding uncharacterized protein LOC121517945 isoform X1 produces the protein MSPHHIFIFFFICLQDELAALTHDHIDIYYAIPEGGNAEIACPPSSASTRKFFCRVECKKNDIIIQTTEERHQDGRYSIEWRGRRGTSSGDVKVTISQVTTADNGQYRCGVGGASSESYKFIEIIVVDALLKGNRKTPIYERTGGNLTVACFFSFSSLFTVRKSFLCRDTCTDALIETADYTAQAGRYSIRYIKFPDGGSVYANISQLTTADSGTYTCGLKRIVKNLNWVFEVAVTDDSTTVKQNVTMSTSVPPSWKPKTPPTKPGAKSLETTEQPAALISEVLLYVGLPLLTLAVFLSLTSLLLCRRKSSKLNEAQTEMENHTVMENVPEEDSPSPPGENIYSNTVGISLDRMETDRQNTSVIGADDQYTVPSHGNHLPVSGIKESVYESLDPATREQCYSTLSYRSKDAAGSSP, from the exons ATGTCCCCCCATCAcattttcatcttcttcttcatct GTCTGCAGGATGAACTCGCAGCTCTCACTCATGACCATATAGACATCTACTATGCCATACCTGAAGGAGGAAATGCTGAAATTGCCTGTCCGCCTTCTTCAGCATCGACTAGAAAGTTCTTCTGCAGAGTAGAATGTAagaagaatgacatcatcatccaGACGACTGAGGAGAGACATCAGGATGGCAGATACAGCATCGAATGGAGGGGGAGAAGAGGAACATCATCAGGAGACGTTAAAGTGACAATCTCACAGGTGACCACAGCTGATAATGGACAGTACCGCTGTGGTGTGGGCGGAGCTTCATCTGAGTCATACAAGTTCATAGAAATCATCGTTGTAGACG CTCTCCTGAAGGGAAACAGAAAAACGCCCATCTATGAGAGAACTGGAGGAAACCTCACCGTTGCgtgcttcttttctttctcttcattgTTCACTGTGAGGAAATCCTTCCTCTGTAGAGACACCTGTACAGACGCTTTAATAGAAACAGCTGATTACACAGCACAGGCTGGAAGATACTCCATCAGATACATAAAATTTCCAGATGGAGGATCTGTGTACGCCAACATCTCACAGCTGACCACAGCAGACTCAGGAACCTACACCTGTGGTCTGAAAAGAATTGTGAAGAATCTGAACTGGGTATTTGAAGTTGCTGTCACAGACG ATTCAACCACAGTTAAACAAAATGTAACAATGTCAACATCAGTCCCACCATCCTGGAAACCAAAAACACCACCTACCAAACCAGGAGCTAAATCCCTGGAAACCACCGAGCAGCCTGCAGCATTGATTTCAG AAGTGCTGCTGTACGTGGGGCTGCCTCTGCTCACTCTGGCTGTTTTCTTATCTCTAACTTCGCTGCTACTCTGCAGGAGGAAGTCTTCAAAACTGAACG AAGCACAAACAGAAATGGAAAACCACACAGTCATGGAG AACGTCCCAGAAGAAGACAGCCCATCTCCTCCTGGTGAAAACATTTACTCTAACACCGTGGGTATCAGCCTAGACCGAATGGAAACAGACCGTCAAAACACCTCTGTCATTGGAGCTGATGATCAGTATACA GTCCCATCTCATGGCAACCATCTCCCCGTCTCTGGGATTAAAGAGTCCGTCTACGAGAGTTTAGATCCAGCCACCAGAGAGCAATGCTACTCCACACTGAGCTACAGATCAAAGGATGCTGCTGGAAGCAGTCCATAG
- the LOC121516985 gene encoding uncharacterized protein LOC121516985, which yields MTIQQAFIWVFFLSLQGGSSNFLEDQTTSYVPYVRTEGEDVTMDCPTSSGSSPKFFCREECTEKDILISSADPSTWTGKYGIMWTSVTPETPDKGIFKVKISQLTKSDSGLYRCGVGGSTSSASYTYIELIVVDVMLNGQRKHASISMKPGGNLVVDCYIESQLPVTSFFLCTPEECLNIPIIMTQFTVLIGRFTFTYIDITRAKCMYVSISKLKESDSRTYRCGLKLLGQMKERSFHLSVTDALKPKLETSTSIPTSTDSAKSPEPGSPSPTPKPTNITQPSAQATSDGLVYVLVVLVIIIIVLGLALILVFTHRNIRPLGLNCRGQRDSLNMEIPAYENHLPTSGIEESVYESLDQANTEQSYSTLGYRSQDAAKSCP from the exons ATGACCATCCAGCAGGCGTTCATCTGGGTCTTCTTCCTCT CTCTGCAGGGAGGAAGCTCTAATTTCCTCGAGGACCAAACCACATCATATGTTCCATACGTCAGAACTGAAGGAGAGGATGTAACCATGGACTGTCCCACTTCTTCAGGCTCCAGTCCAAAGTTCTTCTGCAGAGAGGAGTGCACAGAGAAAGACATCCTGATAAGCTCGGCAGATCCCAGCACTTGGACAGGCAAATACGGTATCATGTGGACTAGTGTGACACCAGAGACACCAGATAAAGGgattttcaaagtgaaaatcTCTCAGCTGACCAAGTCAGATTCAGGCCTGTACCGGTGTGGCGTGGGTGGATCTACATCGTCAGCATCATACACGTACATCGAACTCATAGTTGTAGACG TGATGCTGAacggtcagaggaaacatgcaTCCATCTCCATGAAGCCTGGAGGAAACTTGGTGGTTGACTGCTACATTGAATCCCAACTACCTGTCACAAGTTTCTTCCTCTGCACCCCAGAAGAGTGTTTGAACATTCCCATCATTATGACGCAGTTCACTGTGCTGATCGGAAGATTCACCTTCACATATATAGACATTACAAGAGCCAAATGTATGTATGTGAGCATCTCAAAGCTGAAGGAGTCGGACTCAAGAACCTACCGCTGTGGTCTGAAACTGCTCGGGCAGATGAAGGAGAGATCATTCCATCTGTCCGTCACAGACG CTTTAAAACCAAAGCTGGAAACTTCAACATCAATCCCAACATCCACAGACAGCGCCAAGAGTCCTGAACCAGGAAGCCCCTCTCCCACACCAAAACCCACAAACATCACTCAACCATCTGCACAAGCCACATCAG ACGGTCTGGTGTATGTGCTCGTGGTTcttgtcatcatcatcatcgtcttGGGGTTGGCGCTTATTCTAGTCTTTACTCACAGGAACATCAGACCTCTGG GTTTGAACTGCAGAGGACAGAGAGACAGCTTGAACATGGAG ATCCCAGCTTATGAAAACCATCTCCCCACCTCTGGGATTGAAGAGTCCGTCTACGAGAGTTTAGATCAAGCCAACACAGAGCAAAGCTACTCCACACTCGGCTACAGATCACAGGATGCTGCTAAAAGTTGTCCTTAG